TAAGATCGCCGTCGCGGTTGCGGCGCAGGGTGAGTGCCATGGTCCTTCCTCCGGCTGATCCCGGCGTCAACCAGCCGGGATGCGTCATGAAAGCCGCGCGCTTGACATGGACGGGCCGCTCTCGTCAACCTTGGAGGAAGCCGGTGCTGCGCTATCGCGTGACGCCCAGCGCCGCTGATTGCGCGCAATCTGACGCGCCAGACCCTTGCAATAATCGGGGTAGAATCGAGTCTCTCAACGGAATCGGTTCAGCTGTATCAGAGATTCCCAGCCGCGCTCCGACCGCAGATTTCACGTTTTTTGCCGTGACGCGGACAGCTTGCCCCCCCGTCCGACAGCGCCAAAGGATCCCGCGCGGACCGCCGGATTTTCCCTCGCATTGATCGCGCCACATCTTGACCATCATCGGCGCTGCGCTTGGCCTCAATCTGGTCTCACTTCGTACGACCTTGGTATGAAAAAGCTCAAACTTCGTACTACCGCCGCCGCCTTGCGACCTTGGACTGATTTCCAAAACGCCTCGTTCGGGTGAAGTTCTGTCTCGTTCACCAACGTTCCCGACACCCACAACCTGAAACGAAAGCGAGACCACCCCATGAAACTGACACGCAAGACAATCCAGATCGCCGCCCGCACCTTTGCAAAGGACGAGGATGGCGCCACCGCAATCGAGTACGGCCTGTTCGCAGCCCTTGTCGGCGCCGTTATCGTCGGCACGGTCGCGACCCTTGGCAACCAGACCAATGAGGGGTTCTCCGAAATGAGCGGTGCGCTCACGGCGGCGGGCATCACCGGAGAGCCGTCGGACGGCTAAGCCCGGCGCCCAAGAGTGGCGTGCGCTGGCGATTGCCACCGCACGCCGCATCACCCCCCTCACCCAGGACAGAGATCATGCCGTTCGACACATCCACATCGCAAGGTATCGCCCCCTTCGCCGCCTACGTCTGCACAGACCAAGGGGCAGAGCTGGCCCGCACGGTTCTGGAGCGGAGCGGCAGGCCGGACGGCGCCGTGCATGGCGGCGGCCTGAGCGGGGCGGCGCGGCTTTGTGCCGATGTCGCAAGCGCGCAGATCGTTTTGGCCGAGATCGGCAAGATTCCGGTATCGATGGCCTGCGAATGCGTGACCGAGATGTCGGCCTCCGGCGTCGGTGTCATCTTGCTGGGCGAGCATACGGACATCGATACATATCGGGCGCTGCGCAATGCCGGCGCACTGGAATATTTCACCCTGCCCGCCAACGCAGATGACATCCTTGCCATCAAGCCCAAGGGCCCTGCCCAGACCGAGACTGCCTCGCAGCCCGCACCAAGCCCGTCGATCGCCGTCCTGGGCTGCAAGGGCGGCGTCGGCGCCAGCCTTTTGGCCCAAAACCTCGCCTTCCACGCGGCAAGTGCCAAGGGCGCACAGCTTCGCACGGCGTTGCTGGATGCGGATCTGCAGTTCGGC
This portion of the Roseovarius nanhaiticus genome encodes:
- a CDS encoding Flp family type IVb pilin gives rise to the protein MKLTRKTIQIAARTFAKDEDGATAIEYGLFAALVGAVIVGTVATLGNQTNEGFSEMSGALTAAGITGEPSDG